One genomic segment of Streptomyces sp. NBC_00239 includes these proteins:
- a CDS encoding asparaginase, which yields MGRVVVISTGGTIASRWQGTGFAADARGREVMATASVPEGVTVEIVDLFSVNSPRLTTAHQLTLLRTVHEVLADPDVTGIVVTHGTDTLEESAFLVDLHHDDPRPVVFTGAQRPLDAPDGDGPANLYDALLTASTARGLGVLVTFDGRVHAARGTVKTQTLATDAFADPSGAPLGSIGFGRVSVPVRPRRPAALALPPVPDLLPRVDMVMHHSDGDPVLLNAAVAAGAQGVVLVATGAGNATPEIVAAVADATARGVLVALTTRVAAGPVSEIYTGGGAVDLVAAGAVPTGTLRAGQARIAVLSALLTGTDPQERDRALRHALDEPATADPAVELAPA from the coding sequence GTGGGACGGGTCGTCGTCATCAGCACCGGCGGGACCATAGCCAGCCGCTGGCAGGGCACGGGCTTCGCCGCCGACGCGCGCGGCCGGGAGGTCATGGCGACCGCATCGGTCCCCGAGGGCGTCACCGTCGAGATCGTCGATCTGTTCAGCGTGAACAGCCCCCGGCTGACCACCGCCCACCAGCTCACCCTGCTCCGCACGGTCCACGAGGTGCTCGCCGACCCCGACGTGACCGGCATCGTCGTCACCCACGGCACCGACACCCTGGAGGAGTCGGCCTTCCTGGTCGACCTCCACCACGACGACCCGCGCCCCGTCGTCTTCACCGGCGCCCAGCGCCCGCTCGACGCCCCGGACGGCGACGGCCCCGCCAACCTGTACGACGCCCTGCTGACCGCGTCGACCGCGCGCGGCCTCGGCGTCCTCGTCACCTTCGACGGGCGGGTGCACGCCGCCCGCGGCACCGTCAAGACGCAGACCCTCGCCACCGACGCGTTCGCCGACCCGTCCGGCGCGCCGCTGGGCAGCATCGGCTTCGGCCGGGTCTCCGTCCCCGTACGGCCCCGCCGACCGGCCGCCCTGGCCCTGCCGCCGGTGCCGGACCTGCTGCCGCGCGTCGACATGGTGATGCACCACAGCGACGGCGACCCGGTGCTGCTCAACGCGGCCGTGGCCGCCGGCGCCCAGGGCGTCGTCCTCGTGGCCACCGGCGCGGGCAACGCCACCCCCGAGATCGTCGCGGCCGTCGCCGACGCCACCGCCCGCGGTGTGCTCGTCGCCCTCACCACCAGGGTCGCGGCCGGACCGGTCTCCGAGATCTACACCGGCGGCGGCGCCGTCGACCTGGTCGCCGCGGGCGCGGTGCCCACGGGCACCCTGCGGGCCGGCCAGGCCCGGATCGCCGTCCTCAGCGCGCTGCTCACCGGCACCGACCCGCAGGAGCGGGACCGCGCCCTGCGCCACGCCCTCGACGAGCCCGCGACCGCCGACCCCGCCGTCGAACTCGCCCCCGCGTAG
- a CDS encoding SRPBCC family protein: MPRTFTVSDSICVGTDPATVYRHVSNPVLMGGWSPENLGATLRDAGRDTAHVGMVFDGHNKRGIFRWTTRCTVTAADEDRLFRFRVHAIGLRRPRLPGPIATWEYRFEPVPEGTRVTETWTDDRRSWPDPLANAFDRVATRGHTFADFQRRNIRVTLRNLKAALEAPAGPA; encoded by the coding sequence ATGCCTCGTACGTTCACCGTGTCCGACAGCATCTGCGTCGGCACCGACCCCGCCACCGTCTACCGGCACGTCTCCAACCCCGTCCTGATGGGCGGCTGGAGCCCGGAGAACCTGGGTGCGACCCTGCGCGACGCCGGCCGGGACACCGCGCACGTCGGCATGGTCTTCGACGGCCACAACAAGCGCGGGATCTTCCGCTGGACCACCCGCTGCACGGTGACCGCGGCGGACGAGGACCGGCTCTTCCGGTTCCGGGTGCACGCCATCGGCCTCCGCCGGCCGCGGCTGCCCGGCCCCATCGCCACCTGGGAGTACCGGTTCGAGCCCGTCCCGGAGGGCACCCGGGTGACGGAGACGTGGACCGACGACCGGCGCTCGTGGCCCGACCCGTTGGCGAACGCCTTCGACCGGGTGGCGACGAGGGGGCACACCTTCGCCGACTTCCAGCGCCGGAACATACGCGTCACCCTGCGCAACCTCAAGGCCGCCCTCGAAGCGCCCGCCGGACCCGCGTGA